One stretch of Lachnospiraceae bacterium oral taxon 096 DNA includes these proteins:
- a CDS encoding OmpA family protein codes for MKKLIFAAGILSLGLSITACSPSAVDKNSSDQGTTTTASSDTKKEKETTKAKTDTANVDPKFSAPGYAVGEIPAIPSVTLPAIGISESPNAKITLEMTSSISALPGVSVEPVHIENDQITRGESAVQVDKEVASQYSNASGDGQTQYTDDTAGITLQANSDGSGQYTNSKRGISLQVAADGSGQYTNNQKDMTIYIQGDHSAYTQGSIVIDNNGDGSGQYANQETGLTINNDGKGKATIQLGEEKITVDADPLEKPAKLPLLSSVSNAPSSLEANNLLITLNANILFDVDKYDVRQDAQTTLNNLANILKQANIAAFEINGYSDSDGSDEDNQTLSENYANSVKDYLTSQGVTATITTHGYGKTRPVASTKTSEGKQANRRVEIVIPTN; via the coding sequence ATGAAAAAACTAATATTTGCCGCTGGAATCTTATCTCTTGGTCTCTCTATAACCGCATGTAGTCCATCTGCTGTGGACAAGAACTCTTCCGACCAAGGAACTACGACTACAGCTTCTTCCGACACAAAAAAGGAAAAAGAAACAACAAAGGCAAAGACAGATACAGCCAATGTGGATCCAAAATTTAGTGCTCCTGGCTATGCAGTTGGAGAAATCCCTGCCATCCCTAGTGTAACGCTTCCAGCTATTGGTATATCCGAAAGCCCTAATGCCAAAATTACATTAGAGATGACCAGTTCCATCTCTGCCCTTCCTGGCGTAAGTGTTGAACCTGTACACATTGAAAATGATCAAATTACAAGGGGAGAAAGTGCTGTACAGGTAGATAAGGAAGTCGCTAGCCAGTACAGCAATGCCTCTGGTGATGGACAAACTCAATACACAGACGACACTGCGGGCATTACCCTGCAAGCCAATTCTGATGGCTCTGGACAATACACAAATAGTAAGAGAGGCATTTCACTGCAAGTTGCTGCTGATGGCTCTGGGCAATATACAAATAATCAAAAAGATATGACCATCTATATTCAAGGTGATCATTCGGCCTACACTCAGGGTTCTATTGTCATTGATAACAATGGAGACGGTTCTGGTCAATATGCCAATCAAGAAACTGGACTTACAATCAACAATGATGGAAAGGGAAAAGCTACCATTCAATTGGGTGAAGAGAAAATCACTGTGGATGCAGATCCTCTAGAAAAGCCAGCAAAACTCCCACTCCTATCTTCTGTTTCCAATGCGCCGTCATCCCTTGAGGCGAACAATCTACTCATTACGCTCAATGCCAATATTCTCTTTGATGTTGACAAGTATGATGTCCGCCAGGATGCCCAGACAACACTCAACAACTTGGCAAATATCTTAAAACAGGCAAATATTGCTGCATTTGAGATCAATGGTTACAGTGATAGCGATGGAAGTGACGAGGACAATCAAACTCTCTCTGAAAATTATGCAAACTCTGTCAAGGACTATCTTACTTCTCAGGGCGTAACTGCCACCATAACTACTCATGGCTATGGGAAAACTCGCCCTGTAGCATCCACAAAAACATCAGAAGGCAAACAGGCAAATCGTCGTGTGGAAATTGTAATTCCTACTAACTAA
- a CDS encoding exonuclease domain-containing protein, with translation MDTYIVLDLEWNQSPDGKEGTIAGIPFEIIEIGAVKLDEEFNIIGEFHRMIRPTVYNKIHFKVYEVIHMEIEELRQQGEPFAQVIQEFWDWVYCSGERPHFCTWGSMDLTELQRNIEYYGVKNNFSSPLFYYDIQKLYTLLYHCDDKNKPPLDKAVEEMNLNEDRGFHHALDDAYYTSKVMQTMDFQKIREYVSLDYYHTPKTREEEIYLVFPDYAKYVSREFPSKEEAIADKTVADMLCYRCNRMLRKRIRWFSANQRNYYGLALCPEHGFVRGKIRMKSNGENFFVVKTMKIVGKEKAQELYEKREDTRKKRSERNRLKRLREKVKGKR, from the coding sequence ATGGATACTTATATCGTCTTGGATTTGGAATGGAATCAAAGCCCAGATGGAAAAGAGGGCACGATTGCAGGGATTCCATTTGAGATCATAGAGATTGGCGCCGTAAAGCTAGATGAAGAATTTAATATCATTGGGGAATTTCATAGAATGATTCGACCAACAGTGTATAATAAGATACATTTTAAGGTCTATGAAGTTATTCATATGGAGATTGAGGAATTGCGGCAGCAGGGAGAACCATTTGCACAGGTCATCCAAGAGTTTTGGGATTGGGTTTATTGTAGTGGAGAGAGACCACATTTTTGTACTTGGGGCAGTATGGATTTGACAGAATTGCAAAGAAATATAGAATATTATGGTGTCAAAAATAATTTTTCATCCCCTTTATTTTACTATGATATTCAAAAATTATATACTCTTTTATACCATTGTGATGACAAAAATAAGCCTCCACTTGACAAGGCTGTGGAGGAGATGAATCTCAATGAAGATAGAGGTTTTCATCATGCTCTTGATGATGCCTATTATACAAGCAAGGTAATGCAGACAATGGATTTTCAGAAAATAAGAGAATATGTATCATTGGACTATTATCACACGCCAAAAACAAGGGAAGAAGAAATTTATCTAGTCTTTCCAGATTATGCCAAATATGTTTCTCGGGAGTTTCCAAGCAAGGAGGAGGCGATTGCGGATAAGACAGTGGCGGATATGCTGTGTTATCGTTGCAATCGAATGTTGCGAAAGAGGATTCGATGGTTTTCAGCAAATCAGAGAAATTACTATGGATTGGCACTCTGTCCAGAGCATGGCTTTGTTCGGGGAAAGATTCGAATGAAGTCAAATGGGGAGAATTTCTTTGTGGTCAAGACAATGAAAATTGTTGGCAAAGAGAAGGCGCAGGAGTTATATGAGAAGAGAGAGGATACAAGAAAAAAGAGAAGTGAACGAAATCGATTAAAGCGCCTGAGAGAAAAAGTGAAAGGAAAGAGATAA